From the Paramormyrops kingsleyae isolate MSU_618 chromosome 7, PKINGS_0.4, whole genome shotgun sequence genome, one window contains:
- the LOC111843449 gene encoding stomatin-like, protein MDDGNESQALRTVKVTEPVSESSVNGAGCSILMVIFSALLTIITLPVSVWMCVKIVNEYERAIIFRLGRLVGGGPRGPGLYFILPCIDNFIRVDLRTVSFDIPPQEVLTKDSVTVSVDGVVYYRVKNPSQAVAQVSNFNAATRLLAQTTLRNVLGTKNLAEILSDREEITHSMQSALDEATDAWGIKVERVDIKKVELPLQMQRAMAAEAEATREARAKVIAAEGEMNASRALKEASLVIAESPSALQLRYLQTLNTIAAENNSTIIFPLPLELMQGFIKS, encoded by the exons ATGGATGATGGTAACGAAAGCCAAGCACTGAGGACAGTAAAGGTCACTGAACCAG TGTCGGAGAGCTCAGTCAACGGCGCCGGGTGCAGCATCCTAATGGTCATCTTCTCCGCCCTGCTGACTATAATCACCCTGCCTGTTTCTGTATGGATGTGCGTCAAG ATTGTGAACGAGTACGAGCGTGCCATCATCTTCCGTCTGGGCCGGCTCGTTGGTGGCGGACCCAGAGGACCAG GTCTGTATTTCATCCTGCCCTGCATTGATAACTTCATCAGAGTGGACCTACGCACTGTCAGCTTCGACATCCCTCCTCAGGAG GTGTTGACGAAGGACTCGGTGACGGTGAGCGTAGACGGGGTGGTGTACTACCGGGTCAAGAACCCCTCCCAGGCAGTGGCTCAAGTCTCCAACTTTAATGCTGCCACCCGCTTGCTGGCTCAGACCACCCTGCGCAATGTCCTGGGCACCAAGAACCTGGCAGAGATTCTGTCTGACCGGGAGGAGATCACTCACAGCATGCAG TCTGCCCTGGATGAAGCCACAGACGCCTGGGGCATCAAGGTAGAGCGGGTGGACATCAAGAAAGTCGAGCTGCCCCTGCAGATGCAGAGAGCCATGGCAGCAGAGGCGGAGGCAACGCGGGAGGCACGGGCCAAG GTGATCGCGGCGGAGGGGGAGATGAACGCCTCCCGGGCTCTGAAGGAGGCCTCCCTGGTCATCGCGGAGTCGCCCTCGGCGCTACAGCTACGTTACCTGCAGACGCTGAACACCATCGCCGCCGAGAATAACTCCACCATCATCTTCCCCCTGCCCCTCGAACTGATGCAGGGTTTTATTAAAAGTTAG
- the LOC111843448 gene encoding gelsolin-like isoform X1, with the protein MVYHPEFERAGKQAGLQVWRIEKLDLVQVPENLYGGFYTGDAYIILNTIKQRSGNLQYDLHFWLGDFCSQDESGAAAIFTVQMDDYLGGKPIQYREVQGHESNAFLGYFKSGLKYMEGGVASGFKHVVTNEVTVQRLLQVKGRRVVRATEVPVSWDSFNQGDCFILDLGNDVFQWCGSQSNRFEKLKATQVAKGIRDNERSGRARVYVCDEGMERERMLEVLGPKPGLPEGASDDIKADASNRKLAKLYKVSDATGEMTIAMVASENPFSQSVLESSDCFILDHGSDGKIFVWKGQNADMEERKAALKAADEFIKKMGYSKHTHVQVLPENGETPLFKQFFKNWRDVDQTVGLGVAYVPNSIAKIEKVPFDAATLHESHAMAAQHGMVDDGSGQKQIWRIEGGDKVPVDPSSYGQFYGGDSYIILYNYQHGGRQGQIIYIWQGMDSTQDEIGASAILAAQLDDELGGGPVQVAGASITTQVRVVQGKEPSHLMSLFGGKPMVVYKGGTSREGGQTAPGKTRLFQVRSNTAGCTRAVEVDAVASNLNSNDAFILVTPTASFLWLGQGASDAERKGAQQLCAILGVSPSKLAEGGEADDFWGALGGKAEYRTSTRLKDKMDTHPPRLFACSNKTGRFIIEEVPGELTQDDLATDDVMILDTWEQVFVWIGNEAQEEEKTEAMTSAVRYIETDPANRDRRTPVVKIKQGSEPPTFTGWFLGWDYDYWTTDPLDRAMAELEI; encoded by the exons ATGGTGTACCATCCCGAGTTCGAGCGGGCCGGCAAACAGGCAGGCCTCCAGGTGTGGCGGATTGAGAAGCTGGACCTGGTGCAGGTGCCCGAGAACCTGTACGGGGGCTTCTACACGGGCGACGCCTACATTATCCTCAACACCATCAAGCAGCGCTCTGGGAACCTGCAGTACGACCTGCACTTCTGGCTGG GTGATTTTTGCTCACAGGATGAAAGTGGAGCTGCAGCCATTTTCACCGTGCAGATGGATGATTACCTCGGCGGCAAACCCATTCAGTACCGTGAAGTCCAGGGTCATGAGTCCAATGCCTTCCTGGGATACTTTAAGTCTGGTCTGAAGTACATG GAAGGGGGCGTGGCATCAGGGTTCAAGCACGTCGTCACCAATGAGGTTACTGTCCAGCGTTTGCTGCAGGTGAAAGGTCGTCGTGTCGTCAGGGCAACAGAGGTCCCCGTCAGCTGGGACAGCTTTAACCAGGGAGATTGCTTCATCCTGGACCTCGGCAAT GACGTTTTCCAGTGGTGTGGCTCCCAAAGCAACCGCTTCGAGAAGCTGAAAGCTACGCAGGTCGCCAAGGGTATTCGTGATAACGAGCGCAGTGGGCGTGCTCGGGTGTACGTGTGCGATGAGGgcatggagagagagaggatgcTGGAG GTTCTGGGACCAAAGCCGGGCCTGCCTGAAGGAGCCTCTGATGACATCAAAGCAGATGCGTCTAACAGGAAGTTGGCAAAACTATACAAG GTATCTGATGCTACTGGGGAAATGACCATTGCCATGGTTGCATCAGAGAATCCGTTCTCCCAGAGTGTTCTGGAATCCAGTGACTGCTTTATTCTTGATCATGGTTCTGATGGCAAGATATTTGTCTGGAAAG GCCAGAACGCCGACATGGAGGAGAGGAAGGCAGCACTGAAGGCTGCCGACGAGTTCATCAAGAAGATGGGCTACTCCAAGCACACCCACGTGCAGGTTCTGCCTGAGAATGGGGAGACGCCCCTGTTCAAGCAGTTCTTCAAGAACTGGCGTGATGTGGACCAGACGGTGGGCCTGGGCGTGGCCTACGTGCCCAACAGCATCGCCAAGATCGAAAAGGTGCCGTTCGACGCTGCCACCTTGCACGAGTCCCACGCCATGGCTGCCCAGCACGGAATGGTGGACGACGGCAGCGGCCAGAAGCAG ATCTGGCGCATCGAAGGGGGGGACAAGGTGCCCGTGGACCCCTCCAGCTACGGACAGTTCTATGGGGGAGATAGTTACATTATCCTGTACAACTACCAGCATGGAGGCCGCCAAGGACAGATCATCTACATTTG GCAAGGAATGGACTCTACGCAGGATGAAATTGGAGCGTCTGCTATCCTTGCTGCTCAGCTGGATGATGAGCTTGGTGGGGGACCAGTCCAG GTTGCTGGTGCTTCCATTACCACACAG GTGCGAGTGGTCCAAGGCAAGGAACCTTCTCACCTCATGAGCCTCTTCGGGGGGAAGCCTATGGTGGTCTACAAGGGGGGCACCTCCAGGGAGGGGGGTCAGACTGCACCCGGCAAAACGCGGCTGTTTCAAGTACGGTCCAACACAGCCGGGTGCACACGTGCCGTGGAG GTTGATGCGGTGGCCTCTAACCTTAACTCCAACGACGCCTTCATCCTGGTCACCCCCACGGCTTCCTTCCTGTGGCTGGGGCAGGGCGCCAGCGACGCAGAGAGGAAGGGGGCCCAGCAGCTGTGTGCCATCCTGGGCGTGTCGCCTTCCAAGCTGGCAGAGGGTGGGGAAGCGG ACGACTTCTGGGGAGCCCTCGGAGGCAAGGCGGAGTACCGCACCTCCACCAGGCTAAAGGACAAGATggacacccacccacccagacTGTTTGCCTGCTCCAACAAAACTGGACGCTTCATT ATTGAGGAGGTACCGGGAGAGTTGACCCAAGACGACTTGGCCACCGACGACGTCATGATCTTGGACACCTGGGAGCAG GTCTTTGTCTGGATCGGAAATGAAGCCCAGGAGGAAGAGAAGACTGAAGCAATGACTTCAG CTGTCCGTTACATCGAGACGGACCCCGCAAACCGGGATCGTCGGACGCCAGTGGTGAAGATCAAGCAAGGGTCCGAACCGCCTACATTCACCGGCTGGTTCCTCGGCTGGGATTATGATTACTGGACCACCGACCCTCTGGATCGTGCCATGGCTGAGCTAGAGATTTGA
- the LOC111843448 gene encoding gelsolin-like isoform X2 — MVYHPEFERAGKQAGLQVWRIEKLDLVQVPENLYGGFYTGDAYIILNTIKQRSGNLQYDLHFWLGDFCSQDESGAAAIFTVQMDDYLGGKPIQYREVQGHESNAFLGYFKSGLKYMEGGVASGFKHVVTNEVTVQRLLQVKGRRVVRATEVPVSWDSFNQGDCFILDLGNDVFQWCGSQSNRFEKLKATQVAKGIRDNERSGRARVYVCDEGMERERMLEVLGPKPGLPEGASDDIKADASNRKLAKLYKVSDATGEMTIAMVASENPFSQSVLESSDCFILDHGSDGKIFVWKGQNADMEERKAALKAADEFIKKMGYSKHTHVQVLPENGETPLFKQFFKNWRDVDQTVGLGVAYVPNSIAKIEKVPFDAATLHESHAMAAQHGMVDDGSGQKQIWRIEGGDKVPVDPSSYGQFYGGDSYIILYNYQHGGRQGQIIYIWQGMDSTQDEIGASAILAAQLDDELGGGPVQVRVVQGKEPSHLMSLFGGKPMVVYKGGTSREGGQTAPGKTRLFQVRSNTAGCTRAVEVDAVASNLNSNDAFILVTPTASFLWLGQGASDAERKGAQQLCAILGVSPSKLAEGGEADDFWGALGGKAEYRTSTRLKDKMDTHPPRLFACSNKTGRFIIEEVPGELTQDDLATDDVMILDTWEQVFVWIGNEAQEEEKTEAMTSAVRYIETDPANRDRRTPVVKIKQGSEPPTFTGWFLGWDYDYWTTDPLDRAMAELEI, encoded by the exons ATGGTGTACCATCCCGAGTTCGAGCGGGCCGGCAAACAGGCAGGCCTCCAGGTGTGGCGGATTGAGAAGCTGGACCTGGTGCAGGTGCCCGAGAACCTGTACGGGGGCTTCTACACGGGCGACGCCTACATTATCCTCAACACCATCAAGCAGCGCTCTGGGAACCTGCAGTACGACCTGCACTTCTGGCTGG GTGATTTTTGCTCACAGGATGAAAGTGGAGCTGCAGCCATTTTCACCGTGCAGATGGATGATTACCTCGGCGGCAAACCCATTCAGTACCGTGAAGTCCAGGGTCATGAGTCCAATGCCTTCCTGGGATACTTTAAGTCTGGTCTGAAGTACATG GAAGGGGGCGTGGCATCAGGGTTCAAGCACGTCGTCACCAATGAGGTTACTGTCCAGCGTTTGCTGCAGGTGAAAGGTCGTCGTGTCGTCAGGGCAACAGAGGTCCCCGTCAGCTGGGACAGCTTTAACCAGGGAGATTGCTTCATCCTGGACCTCGGCAAT GACGTTTTCCAGTGGTGTGGCTCCCAAAGCAACCGCTTCGAGAAGCTGAAAGCTACGCAGGTCGCCAAGGGTATTCGTGATAACGAGCGCAGTGGGCGTGCTCGGGTGTACGTGTGCGATGAGGgcatggagagagagaggatgcTGGAG GTTCTGGGACCAAAGCCGGGCCTGCCTGAAGGAGCCTCTGATGACATCAAAGCAGATGCGTCTAACAGGAAGTTGGCAAAACTATACAAG GTATCTGATGCTACTGGGGAAATGACCATTGCCATGGTTGCATCAGAGAATCCGTTCTCCCAGAGTGTTCTGGAATCCAGTGACTGCTTTATTCTTGATCATGGTTCTGATGGCAAGATATTTGTCTGGAAAG GCCAGAACGCCGACATGGAGGAGAGGAAGGCAGCACTGAAGGCTGCCGACGAGTTCATCAAGAAGATGGGCTACTCCAAGCACACCCACGTGCAGGTTCTGCCTGAGAATGGGGAGACGCCCCTGTTCAAGCAGTTCTTCAAGAACTGGCGTGATGTGGACCAGACGGTGGGCCTGGGCGTGGCCTACGTGCCCAACAGCATCGCCAAGATCGAAAAGGTGCCGTTCGACGCTGCCACCTTGCACGAGTCCCACGCCATGGCTGCCCAGCACGGAATGGTGGACGACGGCAGCGGCCAGAAGCAG ATCTGGCGCATCGAAGGGGGGGACAAGGTGCCCGTGGACCCCTCCAGCTACGGACAGTTCTATGGGGGAGATAGTTACATTATCCTGTACAACTACCAGCATGGAGGCCGCCAAGGACAGATCATCTACATTTG GCAAGGAATGGACTCTACGCAGGATGAAATTGGAGCGTCTGCTATCCTTGCTGCTCAGCTGGATGATGAGCTTGGTGGGGGACCAGTCCAG GTGCGAGTGGTCCAAGGCAAGGAACCTTCTCACCTCATGAGCCTCTTCGGGGGGAAGCCTATGGTGGTCTACAAGGGGGGCACCTCCAGGGAGGGGGGTCAGACTGCACCCGGCAAAACGCGGCTGTTTCAAGTACGGTCCAACACAGCCGGGTGCACACGTGCCGTGGAG GTTGATGCGGTGGCCTCTAACCTTAACTCCAACGACGCCTTCATCCTGGTCACCCCCACGGCTTCCTTCCTGTGGCTGGGGCAGGGCGCCAGCGACGCAGAGAGGAAGGGGGCCCAGCAGCTGTGTGCCATCCTGGGCGTGTCGCCTTCCAAGCTGGCAGAGGGTGGGGAAGCGG ACGACTTCTGGGGAGCCCTCGGAGGCAAGGCGGAGTACCGCACCTCCACCAGGCTAAAGGACAAGATggacacccacccacccagacTGTTTGCCTGCTCCAACAAAACTGGACGCTTCATT ATTGAGGAGGTACCGGGAGAGTTGACCCAAGACGACTTGGCCACCGACGACGTCATGATCTTGGACACCTGGGAGCAG GTCTTTGTCTGGATCGGAAATGAAGCCCAGGAGGAAGAGAAGACTGAAGCAATGACTTCAG CTGTCCGTTACATCGAGACGGACCCCGCAAACCGGGATCGTCGGACGCCAGTGGTGAAGATCAAGCAAGGGTCCGAACCGCCTACATTCACCGGCTGGTTCCTCGGCTGGGATTATGATTACTGGACCACCGACCCTCTGGATCGTGCCATGGCTGAGCTAGAGATTTGA